The Chitinophagales bacterium genome has a segment encoding these proteins:
- a CDS encoding ABC transporter permease — protein MQQFKTFIIKEFYHVFRDSKTLLMLFGLPIAQIVLFGFALTNEIKNSEIAICDYANDYTSNEIIDKIAHSNYFDVTTILHNQNQIEDEFKKGHIKLVIVFPNEFSNHLYHEGKANIQIIADASDPNTATTTSTYIQYIIQDYISSINKDNISPILINVAIRMLYNPELKSAMNFVPGVIALVLLLVCVLMTSVSIVKEKELGTMEILLVSPMNPIIVIISKVIPYFFLSLINLTIILLMSIFLLDLPINGSILLLYIESSIMILCALSLGLLISNSTDSQQAAMLISLMAMLIPTIMFTGFLFPLENMPLPLRIISNFIPSKWYYIIVKSIMIKGLGFGAIWKETLILVGMTLIMLAISFKKFKIRLA, from the coding sequence ATGCAACAATTCAAAACTTTCATCATTAAAGAATTTTATCATGTGTTTAGAGATAGTAAAACACTTTTAATGTTGTTTGGTTTACCTATTGCTCAAATTGTTCTCTTTGGATTTGCACTAACGAATGAAATCAAAAACTCTGAAATTGCTATTTGCGACTACGCTAACGACTATACTTCTAATGAAATTATAGACAAAATAGCTCACTCTAATTATTTTGATGTTACAACTATACTACACAATCAAAATCAAATTGAAGATGAATTTAAAAAAGGACATATAAAATTAGTTATTGTATTTCCTAATGAGTTTAGCAATCATTTATATCACGAAGGTAAAGCCAATATTCAAATCATTGCAGATGCATCAGACCCAAATACGGCTACTACAACCTCAACTTATATTCAATATATCATACAAGATTACATCAGTAGTATTAATAAAGATAATATTTCACCAATACTTATTAATGTAGCAATTAGAATGCTATACAATCCAGAATTAAAAAGTGCTATGAATTTCGTTCCTGGTGTTATTGCATTAGTGCTATTACTGGTGTGTGTTTTAATGACTTCCGTATCTATTGTAAAAGAAAAAGAATTAGGCACTATGGAAATTTTACTCGTTTCACCAATGAATCCAATAATTGTAATTATATCAAAAGTAATTCCTTATTTCTTCTTATCGCTAATAAATTTAACTATAATATTACTAATGAGTATTTTTTTATTAGACTTGCCAATAAATGGAAGTATATTATTATTATATATAGAAAGTAGCATAATGATATTATGTGCCTTATCATTAGGATTGTTGATTTCTAACAGTACCGATTCTCAACAAGCAGCAATGCTTATTTCATTAATGGCAATGCTAATTCCAACTATTATGTTTACCGGATTTTTGTTTCCATTAGAAAATATGCCATTACCACTTAGAATTATATCCAACTTTATTCCATCAAAATGGTATTATATCATTGTAAAATCTATTATGATAAAAGGATTGGGTTTTGGTGCCATTTGGAAAGAAACTTTAATATTAGTTGGTATGACATTAATAATGTTAGCCATTAGTTTTAAAAAATTTAAAATTAGGTTAGCATGA
- a CDS encoding ABC transporter ATP-binding protein — translation MAINTNDIVIQTKNLTKKFGDFTAVDNITFNVYKGEIFGFLGANGAGKTTAMRMLCGLSIPTSGDAIIAGYDIYKNTEKIKANIGYMSQKFSLYEDLTVKENIIFFGGIYGLNDNKLKAKSNELIEKLELTSQSNKLVASLPLGWKQKLAFSVAIIHEPSIVFLDEPTGGVDPITRRQFWDLIYDAVSKGITVFVTTHYMDEAEYCNRISMMVDGQIAALDTPSNLKKEFNVQTMDDVFYQLARVAKRS, via the coding sequence ATGGCAATTAATACCAACGATATTGTAATTCAAACAAAAAATCTTACTAAAAAGTTTGGTGATTTTACTGCTGTAGATAATATTACATTTAATGTATATAAAGGTGAAATATTTGGTTTTTTAGGTGCTAATGGTGCAGGAAAAACTACGGCAATGCGTATGTTGTGTGGTTTGTCAATTCCTACATCAGGTGATGCTATAATTGCAGGTTATGACATATATAAAAATACTGAAAAAATAAAAGCCAATATAGGATATATGAGTCAAAAGTTTTCTTTATATGAAGACTTAACCGTAAAAGAAAATATTATTTTTTTTGGTGGAATATATGGTCTAAATGATAATAAATTAAAAGCAAAGAGCAATGAATTAATAGAAAAACTGGAGCTAACATCGCAATCCAATAAATTAGTAGCATCATTGCCATTAGGTTGGAAACAAAAATTGGCTTTTTCAGTTGCTATTATACACGAACCAAGTATTGTATTTTTAGATGAACCAACTGGTGGCGTTGATCCAATTACAAGAAGACAGTTTTGGGATTTAATATACGATGCTGTTTCAAAAGGAATTACGGTTTTTGTAACAACACATTATATGGATGAAGCTGAATATTGTAATCGTATTTCAATGATGGTAGATGGACAAATTGCTGCTTTAGATACTCCAAGTAATTTAAAAAAAGAATTTAATGTACAAACTATGGACGATGTTTTTTATCAATTAGCAAGAGTTGCCAAAAGAAGTTAA
- a CDS encoding ABC transporter ATP-binding protein, with amino-acid sequence MTDVLVENISKTYPKLKHKALDNINLEIEKGALFGLIGPDGAGKTTLFRILTTLLLPDEGRATVNNFDVVNEYKAIRKRVGYMPGKFSLYQDMSVSENLHFFATIFNTSIQQNYNLIKSIYEQLEPFKDRLAGQLSGGMKQKLALCCALIHRPTVLFLDEPTTGVDTVSRKEFWEMLKHLKTEGITILVSTPYMDEANLCEKIALIQDGKIMSVNTPQQIIKDYKHQLYAIKANDMSRLLNLLRANKQIQTVYSFGEFHHISFKEHNNNNIQVLTNTLQQNQLENIIINPISPTIEDCFIQQMSNSSNGN; translated from the coding sequence ATGACTGATGTTTTAGTTGAAAATATAAGTAAAACATATCCTAAACTAAAACATAAAGCTTTAGATAATATTAATTTAGAAATTGAAAAAGGAGCACTTTTTGGATTGATTGGTCCAGATGGTGCAGGTAAAACTACACTCTTTAGAATTTTAACTACTTTATTGTTACCAGATGAAGGTCGTGCTACTGTAAATAACTTCGATGTAGTAAACGAATATAAAGCCATTAGAAAAAGAGTTGGTTATATGCCTGGAAAATTTTCTTTGTATCAAGACATGAGTGTATCTGAAAATCTACACTTTTTTGCTACTATTTTTAATACCAGTATTCAACAAAACTATAATTTAATCAAATCTATATACGAACAATTAGAACCTTTTAAAGATAGATTAGCTGGACAATTATCTGGTGGAATGAAACAAAAATTAGCATTGTGTTGTGCATTAATTCACAGACCAACGGTTTTGTTCTTAGATGAACCTACAACTGGTGTAGATACTGTTTCGAGAAAAGAATTTTGGGAAATGCTTAAACATCTAAAAACGGAAGGCATTACTATTCTTGTTTCAACACCTTATATGGATGAAGCTAATTTGTGCGAAAAAATTGCTTTAATACAAGATGGTAAAATAATGTCGGTTAATACACCACAACAAATTATTAAAGACTATAAACATCAATTATATGCCATAAAAGCTAATGATATGAGTCGGCTTTTAAATTTATTAAGAGCCAACAAACAAATTCAAACAGTATATTCATTTGGAGAATTTCATCACATTTCATTTAAAGAACACAACAATAATAATATACAGGTTTTAACCAATACCTTACAACAAAACCAGTTAGAAAATATTATTATAAATCCAATATCACCAACTATAGAAGATTGTTTTATTCAACAAATGTCAAACAGTTCAAATGGCAATTAA
- a CDS encoding HlyD family efflux transporter periplasmic adaptor subunit, translating to MNKYHIIIIIFILSLNACKRNEKDFDASGSFEAVERIISAEATGKILSLNIEEGSTLQANDTIGKIDVTNLQLQANQIEATINAINDKTTTAAPQIEILNAQINTQKSQIATLEQQLTVLNKEVLRFQNLVNANAAPKKQLDDLVGQQEVLQKQIQTAKKQISVLNAQIQAAQQTAGIQNKAILSEKNPGEKKLDIIKNQISDGTIINEFKGTVLTQYAYSGEFTTVGKPLYKIADLSTIILRVYVTGNQLAKIKLNDTVEVLTDDGNNGFNSTKGIITWISNKAEFTPKTIQTKEDRANMVYAVKIKVQNNGAYKIGMYGEIKFINND from the coding sequence ATGAATAAATATCATATTATCATCATTATTTTTATTCTAAGTTTAAATGCTTGTAAAAGAAACGAGAAAGACTTTGATGCTTCTGGTTCTTTTGAAGCTGTAGAAAGAATTATTAGTGCAGAAGCTACTGGAAAAATTCTATCATTAAACATAGAAGAAGGAAGTACACTACAAGCCAACGATACTATTGGTAAAATTGATGTAACCAACTTGCAACTACAAGCCAATCAAATAGAAGCTACTATCAATGCAATTAACGATAAAACAACTACGGCTGCACCTCAAATTGAAATACTAAATGCACAAATCAATACCCAAAAAAGTCAAATTGCAACACTCGAACAACAATTAACTGTTTTAAATAAAGAAGTTCTCCGATTTCAAAATTTAGTTAATGCCAATGCAGCACCTAAAAAACAATTAGATGACTTAGTTGGACAACAAGAAGTTTTACAAAAACAAATTCAGACAGCCAAGAAACAAATTAGCGTGTTAAATGCTCAAATTCAAGCAGCACAACAAACTGCAGGCATTCAAAACAAAGCAATACTGAGTGAGAAAAATCCTGGTGAAAAAAAATTAGACATTATTAAAAATCAAATATCTGATGGAACTATTATAAATGAATTTAAAGGAACAGTTTTAACTCAATATGCTTATAGCGGTGAATTTACAACTGTAGGAAAACCACTCTACAAAATTGCCGATTTATCTACAATTATTTTAAGAGTTTATGTAACAGGCAATCAATTAGCAAAAATAAAACTCAACGATACTGTAGAAGTACTTACTGACGATGGCAACAATGGGTTCAACTCAACAAAAGGTATTATTACTTGGATTAGCAATAAAGCTGAGTTTACGCCAAAAACCATTCAAACAAAAGAAGATAGAGCCAATATGGTTTATGCTGTAAAAATAAAGGTGCAAAATAATGGTGCTTACAAAATTGGAATGTACGGCGAAATAAAATTCATTAATAATGACTGA
- a CDS encoding TolC family protein, with product MKRILFYLLVLLTFYSNAQNLTTITIEECYAWSKENYPLIEQLKLIEEAKIYNLSNATKAFLPQINIQAQASYQSEVTSLPIQLPNIEIPSLNKDQYKIYADLFIPLSNAKIIKNTKEQINANAAINAQQLEVNLYELKNRINQIYFGIILIDEYSKQLQLLYADYDSTLSKTEAAIENGTAIPTNANLIKAELINTQQKIAENKAQKNAYINILAILTGKNIGMLTTLTIPKTTLPINNNQRPELHLFERQQLSNELQYKQINNKLIPQFGVFFQGGYGRPALNFLKNDFSPYYIGGLKMNWNIGQLYTIKKDKKIITINQQNIQSQQKVFELNNSIQLKQQDATIAKYQSFIENDKQLIELREAIKTTANIQLDNGLISALDYINYVNAASKAKLDLVLHQTELLMAIYQYNYISGN from the coding sequence ATGAAACGAATACTATTCTATTTATTAGTATTATTAACTTTTTATAGTAATGCACAAAATTTAACTACTATTACTATTGAAGAATGTTATGCTTGGTCAAAAGAAAATTATCCATTAATTGAACAACTAAAGTTAATTGAAGAAGCCAAAATATATAATTTATCTAATGCAACAAAAGCATTTTTGCCACAAATTAATATTCAAGCACAAGCAAGCTATCAGTCAGAAGTTACCTCATTACCAATTCAATTACCCAATATAGAAATTCCATCATTAAATAAAGACCAATATAAAATTTATGCAGATCTTTTTATTCCACTTAGTAATGCCAAAATTATAAAAAACACCAAAGAACAAATTAATGCAAATGCCGCTATTAATGCTCAACAATTAGAAGTTAATTTGTATGAATTAAAAAATAGAATAAATCAAATTTATTTCGGAATTATATTAATAGATGAGTACAGTAAACAATTGCAATTACTTTATGCTGATTATGATAGTACACTTAGCAAAACAGAAGCTGCAATAGAAAATGGCACAGCAATACCTACTAATGCTAATTTAATAAAAGCAGAACTCATTAATACACAACAAAAAATAGCAGAAAATAAAGCTCAAAAAAATGCTTACATTAATATATTAGCAATATTAACAGGAAAAAATATTGGTATGCTTACAACACTTACTATTCCTAAAACAACGCTACCAATTAACAACAATCAAAGACCAGAACTACATTTATTTGAACGCCAACAATTGTCAAATGAGCTTCAATACAAGCAAATCAACAATAAATTAATTCCTCAATTTGGTGTATTTTTTCAAGGTGGATATGGAAGACCTGCTTTAAATTTCTTAAAAAATGATTTTTCGCCTTATTATATTGGTGGACTAAAAATGAATTGGAATATTGGTCAACTATATACTATAAAAAAAGATAAAAAAATAATTACTATTAATCAACAGAATATTCAATCTCAACAAAAAGTTTTTGAACTCAATAATAGCATTCAATTAAAACAACAAGATGCTACAATTGCTAAATATCAATCTTTTATAGAAAATGACAAGCAATTAATTGAACTTAGAGAGGCAATAAAAACAACCGCCAATATTCAGTTAGACAATGGTTTAATTTCTGCTTTAGATTATATTAATTATGTTAATGCAGCAAGTAAAGCCAAGCTCGATTTAGTTTTACATCAAACAGAATTACTTATGGCAATTTATCAATACAATTATATTTCAGGAAATTAA
- a CDS encoding TetR/AcrR family transcriptional regulator: MNTNETEILIKETARKIFHEKGFAATKTRDIAKAANINLALVNYYFRSKKKLYDIIMLESIQHILNGVLPILNDKHTSIEEKLEQFVIHYTDLLIENPDVPTFILNEIRQNPEELIKKIGVFKQIKKSYLLEQFKQEVNYKINPIHIGINTMAFIAFPFIAMPLIKNVFQLPDVQYNSILKERKKLIPIWLKSISYNE; the protein is encoded by the coding sequence ATGAATACCAACGAAACAGAAATATTAATTAAAGAAACTGCTAGAAAAATTTTTCACGAAAAAGGATTTGCAGCAACTAAGACTAGAGATATTGCAAAAGCTGCTAATATTAATTTGGCTTTGGTTAATTACTATTTTAGAAGTAAAAAGAAACTGTACGATATTATTATGTTAGAGTCGATACAGCATATTTTAAATGGTGTATTGCCTATTTTGAATGACAAACATACCAGCATAGAAGAAAAATTAGAGCAATTTGTAATACATTATACCGATTTATTGATTGAAAATCCAGATGTTCCAACTTTTATTTTAAATGAAATAAGGCAAAATCCAGAAGAATTAATTAAAAAGATTGGCGTTTTTAAACAAATAAAAAAATCATATTTATTGGAACAGTTTAAACAAGAAGTAAATTATAAAATTAATCCAATTCATATTGGTATAAACACAATGGCTTTTATAGCATTTCCGTTTATAGCAATGCCATTAATTAAAAATGTCTTTCAATTGCCTGATGTTCAATACAACTCTATCTTAAAAGAAAGAAAAAAATTAATACCAATTTGGTTAAAAAGTATTTCTTATAATGAATAA
- a CDS encoding T9SS type A sorting domain-containing protein, with the protein MKHFYFLLFCSVLLPTKAVTITTQNLPAPANYDCGDAKAKLNNVLFGATPPNASPNQPVIVFVHGWFDNGYSWFMAKNQWYQKCYNAGYNTAFFFHTRSGLMQENGAVIADMIRATCEHFNTNNVIAVCHSKGGLDMEFALYNSGIADSVSGVITLSSPFYGAALGDFIANPLIKLVTENIPIVGEIFRGKGTYQLQTAYMTGVVRPMMDNSAENRPEKFRCFGAWGFNNIMRFPPNIPDDIAKVVFYEQYRPLCFDIPGLGVIAGGLMTAGFTLLGGVSKIIPIPSAYQYPNYDNNKYTDGLVSYYSAFRPGATEVSERPPSTNSFLNHVDVLLSSETWDEVYEQIQYCTQNPVLRKANQASVPTNKSYQRDAIASNYNLLKTKTLPITVNRQTQLQLIGNYNNLNIKIYNNNQLIKTIQQDLATDSYINLFHSIDLSDLNENTNYTLEFNQAVTALFVDGNEAALSLAFNQNYATNTDLNSLKIYANNFNANYKEIQVEAILNRNMDEFTDVVYESSITIPMIFNQQEQCYQIKEIPNLKNGIYNLTIVANTKTISRTLTTSIAINKNEVLNKNSKLYIYPNIISNNDVQLKYYSAVSKNDIINIYNLEGKLIFQQAVNLQAGENQLTLNTSNVSLAKGIYIVQLNESSAKIIKQ; encoded by the coding sequence ATGAAGCACTTTTACTTTCTTTTATTTTGTAGTGTATTGCTACCTACCAAGGCAGTTACTATAACTACTCAAAATTTGCCAGCACCAGCCAACTACGATTGTGGCGATGCTAAAGCTAAACTTAACAATGTATTGTTTGGAGCAACACCACCAAATGCTAGTCCAAATCAGCCAGTAATAGTATTTGTACATGGTTGGTTTGATAATGGTTATTCTTGGTTTATGGCAAAAAATCAGTGGTATCAAAAATGCTATAATGCTGGTTATAATACGGCTTTCTTTTTTCATACTAGAAGTGGCTTAATGCAAGAAAATGGTGCCGTAATTGCCGATATGATTCGTGCTACTTGCGAGCATTTTAATACCAATAATGTAATTGCAGTTTGTCATAGTAAAGGTGGTTTAGATATGGAATTTGCTTTGTACAATTCTGGAATTGCCGATTCTGTAAGTGGTGTTATTACGCTATCTTCTCCTTTTTATGGTGCAGCATTAGGTGATTTTATTGCTAATCCACTAATAAAATTAGTAACAGAAAACATACCAATTGTTGGCGAAATTTTTAGAGGTAAAGGTACTTACCAATTGCAAACAGCTTATATGACTGGTGTTGTTAGACCAATGATGGATAATAGTGCAGAAAATCGACCTGAAAAATTTAGATGTTTTGGTGCTTGGGGTTTTAATAATATCATGCGTTTCCCACCAAATATTCCAGATGATATTGCTAAAGTAGTTTTTTATGAACAATATAGACCTTTGTGTTTTGATATTCCTGGATTAGGTGTTATTGCTGGTGGTTTAATGACTGCTGGTTTTACGCTATTAGGTGGAGTGAGTAAAATTATTCCTATTCCTTCTGCATATCAATATCCAAATTATGATAATAATAAATATACAGATGGATTAGTTTCGTACTATTCTGCTTTTAGACCTGGTGCTACTGAAGTCTCTGAACGACCACCAAGTACAAACTCTTTTTTAAATCATGTAGATGTGTTGTTGTCGTCTGAAACTTGGGACGAAGTGTATGAACAGATACAATATTGTACTCAAAATCCTGTGTTGCGAAAAGCTAATCAAGCAAGTGTTCCTACCAATAAATCATATCAAAGAGATGCTATTGCTAGTAATTATAACTTACTTAAAACAAAAACACTTCCTATAACAGTAAATCGTCAAACACAGTTGCAATTAATTGGAAATTATAATAATTTAAATATAAAAATATATAATAATAATCAATTAATAAAAACAATACAACAAGATTTAGCCACTGATTCTTATATCAATTTATTTCATAGCATAGACTTATCTGACTTAAATGAAAATACCAATTATACGCTAGAATTTAATCAAGCAGTAACTGCCTTATTTGTTGATGGAAATGAAGCAGCTTTATCATTAGCATTCAATCAAAATTATGCTACCAATACAGATTTAAACAGTTTAAAAATATATGCAAATAATTTTAATGCTAACTATAAAGAGATACAAGTAGAAGCAATACTTAATAGAAATATGGACGAATTTACTGATGTTGTTTATGAGTCGTCTATTACTATACCAATGATATTTAATCAACAAGAACAGTGTTATCAAATTAAGGAAATACCAAATCTTAAAAATGGAATTTATAATTTAACGATAGTAGCCAATACTAAGACTATTAGTAGAACACTTACTACAAGTATTGCTATTAATAAGAATGAAGTATTAAATAAAAATAGTAAATTATATATATATCCAAATATTATTAGTAATAACGATGTGCAATTAAAATATTATAGTGCTGTATCTAAAAATGATATAATTAATATATATAATTTAGAAGGAAAACTAATATTTCAACAAGCTGTAAATCTTCAAGCAGGAGAGAACCAATTGACATTAAATACAAGTAATGTTAGTTTAGCAAAAGGTATATATATTGTACAACTAAACGAAAGTAGTGCTAAAATTATTAAGCAGTAG
- a CDS encoding aspartate carbamoyltransferase catalytic subunit — translation MGQLSTKHLIAIEPLQTNDIELILDTAVNFKEVINRPIKKVPTLRDITIANLFFENSTRTKISFELAQKRLSADVVNFASSSSSVKKGETLLDTVNNILAMKVDMLVMRHPSPGACYFLADKIDAVILNAGDGTHEHPTQALLDAFSIREKLGTLKGKKIAIIGDVMHSRVALSNIYCLQKLGAEVTLCSPPTLLPKNIAELGVNISYNIDETLAWCDVANILRIQLERQQTQYFPSLREYAMYFGVNKTRLDKLKKEIVIMHPGPINRGVEITSDVADSHHSIILHQVENGVAVRMACMYLLANTTA, via the coding sequence ATGGGACAGTTAAGTACAAAACATTTAATAGCCATTGAACCACTACAAACCAATGATATTGAATTGATATTAGATACTGCTGTTAACTTTAAGGAAGTAATTAACCGACCAATAAAAAAAGTACCTACACTAAGAGATATTACTATTGCCAATCTGTTTTTTGAAAATTCTACTAGAACAAAAATTTCATTTGAGTTGGCTCAAAAACGACTTAGTGCTGATGTGGTTAACTTTGCATCGTCATCATCGTCGGTTAAAAAAGGCGAAACGCTTTTAGATACGGTCAACAATATTTTAGCCATGAAAGTAGATATGTTGGTCATGCGACATCCAAGTCCTGGTGCTTGTTATTTTCTAGCAGATAAAATTGATGCCGTTATCTTAAATGCTGGCGATGGTACTCACGAACATCCTACGCAAGCGTTGTTAGATGCCTTTTCTATTAGAGAAAAATTAGGCACTTTAAAAGGCAAGAAAATTGCTATCATTGGTGATGTTATGCACAGTAGAGTAGCACTATCTAATATTTATTGTCTACAAAAATTAGGTGCAGAAGTTACGCTTTGTTCGCCACCAACATTGTTGCCAAAAAATATAGCAGAACTTGGCGTTAATATTTCTTACAATATTGATGAAACGCTGGCGTGGTGTGATGTAGCTAACATTTTGAGAATTCAATTAGAACGACAACAAACACAATACTTTCCTTCTTTAAGAGAATATGCTATGTACTTTGGTGTAAACAAAACAAGGTTAGACAAACTAAAAAAAGAAATTGTAATAATGCATCCAGGACCAATTAACAGAGGTGTAGAGATTACCAGTGATGTTGCTGATTCTCATCATTCTATTATACTACATCAAGTAGAAAATGGTGTTGCAGTTCGCATGGCTTGTATGTACTTGTTGGCAAATACTACTGCTTAA
- the pyrR gene encoding bifunctional pyr operon transcriptional regulator/uracil phosphoribosyltransferase PyrR codes for MSSQLLLNNTQIHLMLQRLSREVLENYLNEEIFLIGIQPRGILLSEKIYTILQSISKNKVYHGSIDDTFHRDDFRRGKIVTANTTNISFEIEDKKIILVDDVLYTGRTVRAAMGALLMYGRPKKIELLTLIDRRFKRELPIQPDYVGQSVDTIENIQVKVDWNNKNNKVVFVN; via the coding sequence ATGTCATCACAATTGTTGTTAAACAATACACAAATTCACTTAATGCTTCAACGATTAAGTAGAGAAGTTTTAGAAAACTATTTAAATGAAGAAATTTTTTTAATTGGCATTCAACCTCGTGGTATTTTATTATCAGAAAAAATATATACTATACTACAGTCTATTAGCAAAAATAAAGTATATCATGGTAGTATTGATGACACTTTTCATAGAGATGATTTTAGACGAGGAAAAATTGTAACAGCAAATACTACGAATATCTCTTTTGAAATTGAAGATAAAAAAATCATATTAGTAGATGATGTATTATATACAGGAAGAACTGTAAGAGCTGCAATGGGTGCTTTATTAATGTATGGTAGACCTAAAAAAATTGAGTTGCTTACTTTAATCGACAGAAGATTTAAAAGAGAGTTACCTATTCAACCAGACTATGTTGGACAGTCGGTAGATACTATTGAAAATATACAAGTTAAAGTTGACTGGAATAATAAAAATAATAAAGTTGTATTTGTAAATTAA